Proteins encoded by one window of Terriglobia bacterium:
- a CDS encoding response regulator transcription factor, translated as MRLLLVEDDIAIQEFLKRALTEAGYTVDAASNAEGGEALAREGVHDAFIIDLGLPDRDGLELIASCRAHGSNAPVLILSARRTVDERVRGLEQGGDDYLTKPFALAELLARLRNLLKRSSTPQKESLKLKVADLQLDLVRREAWRGDRNLQLTPQEFVLLEYLCRNEGRVVTRSMILDHVWRMRIDPATNVVDVHIYRLRSKVDRESVKPLIQTIRGIGYVIKAP; from the coding sequence ATGCGGCTGTTGCTGGTCGAAGACGATATCGCCATTCAGGAGTTTCTTAAGCGAGCCCTCACTGAAGCCGGATACACGGTCGATGCCGCCTCAAACGCTGAAGGCGGAGAAGCTCTGGCGCGCGAAGGCGTCCACGACGCATTCATTATAGATCTCGGCCTTCCCGATCGCGACGGTCTCGAACTCATCGCCAGCTGCCGGGCGCATGGCAGCAACGCGCCGGTCTTGATTCTGTCGGCGCGAAGAACCGTCGATGAGCGCGTTCGCGGCCTCGAACAGGGCGGGGACGACTACCTCACCAAACCTTTCGCGCTGGCCGAGCTACTCGCCCGCCTGCGCAACCTTCTCAAGCGAAGCAGCACACCGCAGAAAGAATCGCTGAAGCTCAAGGTGGCGGACCTTCAACTCGATCTTGTCCGCCGCGAGGCGTGGCGGGGGGACCGGAATCTGCAGCTCACACCGCAGGAATTTGTTCTTCTCGAATACCTATGCCGGAATGAGGGCCGGGTGGTAACACGATCGATGATTCTGGATCATGTATGGCGGATGAGGATCGATCCCGCGACCAATGTCGTTGATGTGCACATCTATCGTCTGCGCAGTAAAGTCGATCGAGAGAGCGTGAAGCCGCTGATCCAGACGATTCGAGGAATCGGTTATGTTATCAAAGCTCCTTAA